A part of Podarcis muralis chromosome 13, rPodMur119.hap1.1, whole genome shotgun sequence genomic DNA contains:
- the LOC114582976 gene encoding olfactory receptor 6A2-like, translating into MWNQTSHVEFIIMGFPELPQHQLYLFAFFSTIYLLTLLENVLLIVTISLNNHLHTPMYFFLGNLSLLEIFYVSVTMPKLLSNLLLGEKTITLEGCITQLYFFLSLASSECFLLATMAYDRYLAICYPLHYATLMNHRVFTVLSLVSWLGGFLASFPSVLMISNLQFCRKNTIRHFFCDLSPLLRLSCTDTSSIEMLDFVAALAVLMTSLAVTGTSYVCIFCTVAKIPSVKGKRKAFSTCVSHLAVVSMFYATTIFMYARPKAIGTFDLNKLVSILYTVVAPFLNPIIYSLRNREVRKTLRRALHNSAMLSKCFQTEKLKPSQN; encoded by the coding sequence ATGTGGAACCAAACCTCACATGTAGAATTCATAATTATGGGTTTCCCTGAACTTCCACAGCACCAGttatatttatttgcatttttcagCACTATCTACCTTCTAACTCTTCTGGAAAATGTCCTCCTCATCGTGACCATTTCACTAAACAACCACCTTCATactcccatgtacttcttcctaggAAATCTCTCTCTTTTGGAAATATTCTATGTCTCAGTAACAATGCCCAAATTGTTATCAAATCTATTGTTGGGTGAGAAGACAATTACTTTGGAGGGCTGCATCACTCAGCTGTATTTTTTCTTATCTTTGGCTTCTTCTGAATGCTTTCTCTTGGCAACTATGGCCTATGACAGGTATTTGGCCATTTGCTACCCATTACATTATGCAACACTCATGAATCACAGAGTATTCACTGTCTTGAGTCTGGTTTCCTGGTTAGGTGGCTTCCTGGCTTCCTTTCCATCAGTGTTGATGATCTCCAACTTGCAGTTTTGCAGGAAAAATACAATCAGACACTTTTTCTGTGACCTCTCACCTTTGTTGAGGTTGTCATGCACCGACACTTCATCCATTGAGATGTTGGATTTTGTGGCAGCTTTAGCAGTCCTCATGACTTCACTGGCAGTCACTGGAACATCTTACGTATGCATCTTTTGCACAGTTGCAAAAATCCCCTCCGTCAAAGGGAAGCGGAAAGCTTTTTCTACCTGTGTCTCACACCTGGCAGTTGTTTCTATGTTCTATGCCACCACCATATTCATGTATGCACGACCCAAGGCCATCGGAACCTTTGATCTCAACAAGCTGGTGTCCATCCTCTACACAGTGGTGGCTCCTTTTCTCAATCCAATCATCTACAGCCTTAGAAACAGGGAAGTGAGGAAGACCTTAAGGAGAGCTTTACATAACTCAGCCATGTTATCAAAATGTTTTCAAACTGAGAAGCTAAAGCCATCACAAAACTAA
- the LOC114582975 gene encoding olfactory receptor 6F1-like, protein MREGNDSTVKEFILLGFSGSHELQIFLFILFFFMYILTITGNVAIIALVRARRQLHTPMYFFLCNLAFLEIWYTSACIPKTLAILVSKSHQTITFTGCITQMYIVFSLGCTEYFLLAVMAYDRYLAICHPLHYHTIMSKMLSVQMALGSWICGFAAISVPAFLITQLSFCDSNVINHFFCDIVPWIVLSCTDTYTLEMAWFILAGIVIMGSCVITLISYVYIITTILKIASAEGRQRAFSTCSSHLTVVIIWYGSTIFLHITPAKHQSLELTKTVTLLNTIVTPLLNPFIYTLRNTEVQEAFRATFRFTTMLQISRKDRG, encoded by the coding sequence ATGAGAGAAGGAAATGACTCCACTGTGAAGGAATTCATCCTTCTGGGTTTCTCTGGATCTCATGAACTACAAATCTTCCTTTTCATCCTCTTTTTCTTTATGTACATCCTGACAATCACTGGAAATGTGGCCATCATAGCTTTAGTGCGAGCCAGACGACAACTCCACacacccatgtacttcttcctctgCAATCTTGCCTTCCTGGAGATATGGTACACATCAGCTTGTATTCCCAAGACTTTAGCAATCCTTGTGTCCAAGAGCCACCAAACCATCACCTTCACAGGGTGCATCACACAGATGTACATTGTTTTCTCCTTGGGATGTACAGAATACTTCCTGCTTGCTGTCATGGCTTATGACCGCTATTTGGCCATATGCCACCCATTGCACTACCACACCATCATGTCCAAAATGTTGTCTGTCCAAATGGCATTGGGATCTTGGATATGTGGCTTTGCAGCGATTTCGGTACCAGCCTTCCTTATTACCCAATTGTCTTTCTGTGACTCCAATGTTATCAACCACTTCTTTTGTGACATTGTGCCTTGGATAGTCCTTTCCTGTACTGACACGTACACATTAGAAATGGCATGGTTCATACTTGCTGGTATTGTCATCATGGGCTCATGTGTGATAACTTTAATATCCTATGTTTATATCATCACCACAATATTAAAGATTGCATCTGCTGAAGGCCGTCAACGAGCCTTTTCCACCTGTTCCTCCCATCTCACAGTGGTGATAATATGGTATGGTTCCACCATTTTCCTACATATCACACCTGCCAAGCATCAGTCACTAGAATTGACCAAAACTGTCACTCTCCTGAATACTATTGTAACCCCTTTGTTAAATCCTTTCATTTACACACTCAGAAATACTGAGGTGCAAGAAGCTTTCAGGGCCACATTCAGATTCACAACTATGTTACAAATTAGCAGAAAAGACAGAGGCTGA